In the genome of Nycticebus coucang isolate mNycCou1 chromosome 12, mNycCou1.pri, whole genome shotgun sequence, one region contains:
- the SMCO3 gene encoding single-pass membrane and coiled-coil domain-containing protein 3, which produces MAYSDFLYPENPKRRQEVNRLHQQLLDCLSDSFHATNKLTGVLNMHLGCRLVHIEMKRDGTIKENCDIIIQAIMKIQKELQKVDEALKDKLEPTLYRKLQDIKERETEKIAIVQKVISVILGEATSAASAVAVKLVGSNVTTGIINKLVTVLAQIGASLLGSIGVAVLGLGIDMIFRAILGAVEKTQLQAAINSYEKHLVEFKSASEKYHNAITEVTHTVKQQMK; this is translated from the coding sequence ATGGCTTACAGTGACTTCCTCTACCCAGAGAACCCAAAGAGGCGGCAGGAAGTAAACCGTCTTCACCAGCAGCTCCTTGACTGCTTATCTGACAGCTTCCATGCCACCAATAAGTTGACTGGGGTTCTAAATATGCACTTGGGGTGCAGGCTGGTCCACATAGAGATGAAGAGAGATGGGACCATCAAAGAAAACTGCGATATCATCATCCAAGCCATTATGAAAATCCAAAAGGAACTGCAGAAGGTTGATGAAGCACTAAAAGACAAACTAGAGCCAACCCTTTATAGAAAACTCCAGGATATTAAGGAAAGGGAAACAGAGAAAATTGCAATAGTACAAAAGGTGATCTCAGTCATCCTAGGAGAAGCTACATCTGCAGCCAGTGCGGTGGCTGTAAAACTTGTGGGCTCAAATGTCACAACTGGCATAATTAACAAGCTGGTCACTGTGTTAGCTCAAATTGGTGCTTCTCTCCTTGGCAGTATTGGAGTTGCTGTTCTTGGTCTTGGCATAGACATGATCTTCCGTGCTATCCTGGGAGCAGTGGAGAAAACACAGCTTCAAGCAGCCATCAACAGTTATGAGAAGCATCTGGTAGAGTTCAAGTCAGCCTCAGAAAAATACCATAATGCCATCACTGAGGTCACCCATACAGTAAAACAACAAATGAAATGA